The Candidatus Omnitrophota bacterium genome window below encodes:
- the cysS gene encoding cysteine--tRNA ligase produces the protein MPIFIYNSLTRKKEEFVPLNHPKVNIYTCGVTVYDDSHIGHARSLYIFDIIRRYLKYRGFDVKFVRNITDVDDKIINRANELKVHWQELVKKYIGRYYQDLAALGIEKGDFEPQATENIPDMVRYIQTLIDKGYAYAAGGDVYFNVRKFSGYGLLSGQSIDQMETGVRIGPSELKHDSLDFALWKKSKTGEPSWDSPWSQGRPGWHIECSVMSQKFLKTDTLDIHAGGRDLIFPHHENEIAQAEALTGKQFAKYWIHHGLLTINGQKMSKSLGNFVTIKDALRKYHPDVLKLFYLQAHYSSPIDFSEKKMTEEKHRYISFVRLNDIYKEYRAKNLKKVLRLKDVDIVTVKEYEHKFESAMDDDFNTPQVLAVLEQLKSYAYHLHADDIVKNWPQFKYSVDTMNRLLRDIFGMHPDMADLMVDSRFRDIIDENLKDTKIIDEMVKERTRLKKEKSFTEADKIRKDLEVKGIILEDRKDGKTVWRWNF, from the coding sequence ATGCCTATTTTTATATATAATTCCCTCACAAGAAAAAAAGAAGAGTTTGTTCCTTTAAATCATCCGAAAGTAAATATCTATACTTGCGGCGTAACCGTTTATGACGATAGCCATATCGGGCATGCACGAAGTCTTTATATCTTCGATATAATCAGGAGATATTTAAAATACAGAGGTTTTGATGTTAAGTTTGTGCGCAACATTACCGATGTTGATGATAAAATTATCAACCGCGCAAACGAACTTAAAGTGCACTGGCAGGAATTGGTAAAAAAATATATCGGCAGGTATTACCAAGATTTGGCGGCACTTGGTATTGAAAAAGGAGATTTTGAACCGCAGGCAACCGAGAATATCCCCGATATGGTTAGGTATATACAAACATTAATTGATAAAGGTTATGCTTATGCAGCAGGCGGCGATGTATATTTTAATGTGAGGAAATTTTCCGGCTATGGTTTGTTATCCGGGCAAAGCATAGATCAAATGGAAACCGGAGTCAGGATCGGCCCTTCGGAACTAAAGCATGATTCTCTGGATTTTGCGTTATGGAAAAAATCAAAAACTGGGGAGCCGTCCTGGGATAGTCCTTGGAGCCAAGGCAGGCCAGGTTGGCATATTGAATGTTCCGTAATGTCGCAGAAATTTTTGAAGACAGATACGCTTGATATACACGCTGGCGGAAGAGACTTGATTTTTCCGCATCATGAAAATGAAATCGCCCAGGCTGAGGCACTCACCGGTAAACAGTTTGCCAAATACTGGATACATCACGGACTGCTGACAATTAATGGCCAGAAAATGTCCAAGTCGCTGGGGAATTTTGTTACGATAAAAGATGCATTAAGAAAATATCATCCCGATGTTTTAAAGTTGTTTTATCTTCAAGCTCATTATTCTAGTCCTATCGATTTCTCTGAGAAAAAGATGACTGAAGAAAAGCATCGATATATATCTTTTGTGCGCTTAAATGATATTTATAAAGAGTATAGAGCAAAGAATTTGAAAAAGGTACTAAGATTAAAAGATGTAGATATCGTAACCGTAAAAGAATATGAACATAAGTTTGAGAGTGCGATGGACGATGATTTTAATACACCACAAGTTTTAGCCGTTTTGGAACAGTTAAAGTCATATGCATATCATCTTCATGCCGATGATATAGTTAAGAATTGGCCTCAATTTAAATATTCGGTAGATACAATGAATCGTTTACTTCGTGATATTTTCGGTATGCATCCCGATATGGCCGACCTTATGGTGGATTCGAGATTCAGGGATATAATTGATGAAAATCTTAAAGATACTAAAATAATAGATGAAATGGTTAAAGAGCGTACGAGATTAAAGAAAGAAAAGAGTTTTACCGAGGCAGATAAGATTAGGAAAGATTTAGAAGTAAAAGGTATTATATTAGAAGATAGGAAAGACGGTAAAACAGTTTGGAGATGGAATTTCTAG
- a CDS encoding endonuclease domain-containing protein, with protein MKGKLTSTARKLRNNSTETEKCLWQALRYHGLGVKFRRQAVIGRYIVDFVCFEKKLIIEVDGGQHSSSQEDIERDQWLLKQGFKILRFWNHDVLGNQEGVLSKIVDSLKLPPPYPSPQGGGYLNGIKL; from the coding sequence GTGAAGGGCAAATTGACATCCACTGCCAGGAAGTTAAGGAATAATTCCACAGAAACTGAAAAATGCCTCTGGCAGGCGCTTCGTTACCATGGGCTTGGGGTTAAGTTTCGCAGGCAGGCTGTTATCGGCCGGTATATCGTTGATTTTGTATGTTTTGAAAAGAAATTGATTATTGAAGTTGACGGTGGACAGCATTCATCATCACAGGAAGATATTGAACGTGATCAATGGCTGCTTAAGCAGGGGTTCAAGATTTTAAGGTTTTGGAATCATGATGTGCTTGGCAATCAAGAGGGAGTTTTATCTAAGATAGTTGATTCTTTAAAATTGCCCCCTCCCTATCCCTCCCCACAAGGGGGAGGGTATCTCAATGGGATAAAATTATGA
- the tmk gene encoding dTMP kinase, whose product MKGKFITFEGSEGCGKSTQSKMLFDCLLAKGLKVIYLREPGGVNVSEMIREILLNPKNKISAEAETLLYMAARAQVVEEIIKPALMAEKIVICDRFMDSTICYQGYGLGIDIKLIKSIGNFATSGISPDLTIFLDLPVKSGLKYRHKCKDRIEQRSIGYHEKVRKGYLRLVNNEPGRIKIVKVEENKFETQAKVREIVNALF is encoded by the coding sequence ATGAAAGGTAAATTCATTACATTCGAAGGGTCTGAGGGCTGCGGGAAGAGTACGCAGTCAAAAATGCTCTTTGACTGTCTTTTAGCAAAGGGGTTAAAGGTGATTTATCTTCGCGAGCCCGGAGGTGTCAATGTAAGTGAAATGATTAGGGAGATATTGCTTAATCCTAAAAATAAGATATCTGCCGAAGCCGAGACTTTGCTTTATATGGCTGCCCGCGCTCAAGTAGTTGAAGAGATTATTAAACCTGCGCTTATGGCGGAAAAAATAGTTATTTGCGATAGATTCATGGATTCAACTATTTGTTATCAGGGTTATGGATTAGGCATAGATATAAAATTAATTAAATCCATCGGTAATTTTGCTACTAGCGGTATAAGCCCTGATTTAACTATTTTTTTGGATCTACCTGTTAAAAGTGGGCTTAAATATCGGCATAAGTGCAAAGATCGTATCGAACAACGCTCTATCGGCTATCATGAGAAGGTGAGGAAAGGGTATCTTAGGCTTGTTAATAATGAGCCAGGAAGAATTAAGATAGTTAAGGTAGAAGAGAATAAATTTGAAACTCAAGCTAAAGTCAGGGAGATTGTGAATGCACTTTTCTGA
- the holB gene encoding DNA polymerase III subunit delta', whose amino-acid sequence MHFSDILGHKKSLNIINAYIEGSSFSGGFIFSGPEGIGKRMVAQVCAQKLNCTAQNDKPCGLCVACRKIEKLEHPDLHIIQNGQSQIKIEDIRGILREANFRPYEGSMKIFIIDNAHKLNIEAANSLLKTLEEPPKDVLIILITHKPQNIIKTISSRCKQIKFSPLVRGELETILIKDYSLDKAAAHFLSFYSEGRLGLALRLKDSLYLAQKNKIFDSFVLSSKPLEPNLMGQNKEELRSCLNILASWFRDIYLIKAGCPDKEIIHLDRIGDLSKIHLRFSFKQLDDIMATISDSSLYLEKNINSKLLLHNLGALWQRT is encoded by the coding sequence ATGCACTTTTCTGATATTTTAGGGCACAAAAAATCCTTAAACATAATCAATGCTTATATAGAAGGATCAAGCTTTTCCGGCGGATTTATCTTTAGCGGACCGGAAGGAATTGGTAAAAGAATGGTTGCCCAAGTTTGCGCTCAAAAATTAAATTGTACGGCTCAAAATGATAAACCATGCGGCTTATGTGTTGCCTGCCGCAAAATTGAAAAGCTAGAGCATCCCGATCTACATATTATCCAAAATGGCCAGTCGCAGATAAAAATTGAGGATATTCGTGGTATTTTGCGGGAGGCCAATTTTCGCCCGTATGAGGGATCGATGAAGATTTTTATTATCGATAACGCGCATAAGCTTAATATAGAGGCGGCAAACTCACTGCTTAAAACGCTGGAGGAGCCACCCAAAGATGTATTGATTATTTTAATAACGCATAAACCACAGAATATCATTAAAACTATTAGTTCTCGCTGTAAGCAAATAAAATTTTCTCCACTCGTAAGGGGGGAGCTTGAAACCATTTTGATTAAGGATTATTCTTTGGACAAGGCTGCTGCGCATTTCCTTAGTTTTTATTCCGAAGGCAGATTAGGCCTGGCTTTGAGATTAAAGGACTCTTTGTATCTGGCTCAAAAAAATAAGATATTTGATTCTTTTGTACTTTCTTCAAAGCCCCTTGAGCCTAATTTGATGGGGCAAAATAAGGAAGAGCTGCGTTCTTGTTTAAATATTCTTGCTTCCTGGTTCAGGGATATATATCTAATTAAGGCAGGATGTCCAGATAAAGAAATAATACATTTGGATAGGATTGGCGATTTATCAAAAATACACCTAAGATTTTCATTTAAACAGCTCGATGATATTATGGCGACTATATCGGATAGCTCGCTGTATTTGGAAAAAAATATTAACAGTAAGTTACTCTTACACAACTTAGGAGCATTATGGCAGAGAACATGA
- a CDS encoding stage 0 sporulation family protein, with protein sequence MAENMILVQLRNSGLVGLYQAGNLILKAGDCVIVEHDRGLDYGSVVLPGHARCCATTEEGAKEPAKRIIRLAKESDLKQIEDNLSKAKEAYNVCEKKILEHKLDMKLVKAEYSFDRSKILFYFTSDGRVDFRNLVKDLAKMFKARIELRQIGVRDEARLFGGYGSCGRELCCKKFLKDFEPVTIKMAKEEGLPLNPPKISGLCGRLMCCLSYEYETYKLLSKGLPHEGEHISTQQGKGKVISVNVFKRIVGVELEEGGYLEVSYKEKEHGK encoded by the coding sequence ATGGCAGAGAACATGATTTTGGTACAGCTTAGGAATTCCGGCTTGGTTGGCCTGTATCAAGCAGGGAATTTAATTTTAAAAGCCGGTGATTGTGTGATTGTTGAGCATGACAGGGGATTAGATTACGGGAGTGTTGTTTTACCAGGGCATGCCCGTTGTTGTGCTACTACTGAGGAGGGGGCAAAAGAGCCAGCGAAGAGGATAATTCGTCTGGCTAAGGAAAGCGATCTTAAGCAGATTGAAGATAATTTATCTAAAGCTAAGGAAGCATATAATGTTTGCGAGAAAAAAATCCTTGAGCATAAACTGGATATGAAATTAGTAAAGGCAGAGTATTCCTTTGACCGCTCAAAAATCTTGTTTTATTTTACTTCAGACGGCAGGGTAGATTTTCGTAACTTAGTCAAAGATTTGGCCAAGATGTTTAAGGCGCGTATTGAATTAAGGCAGATTGGGGTAAGGGATGAGGCCAGGCTTTTTGGTGGATATGGTTCATGCGGCCGGGAACTTTGCTGTAAAAAATTCCTGAAGGATTTTGAGCCGGTAACTATTAAAATGGCTAAAGAAGAAGGGCTGCCTTTGAATCCGCCTAAGATTTCTGGTCTCTGCGGCAGGCTTATGTGCTGCCTCTCTTATGAATATGAAACCTATAAGTTACTTTCTAAAGGCTTGCCGCATGAAGGAGAACATATAAGCACACAGCAAGGCAAGGGTAAGGTCATTAGTGTAAATGTTTTTAAGCGCATAGTCGGTGTTGAGCTTGAAGAGGGCGGTTATTTAGAAGTAAGTTATAAAGAAAAAGAGCATGGCAAATAA
- the metG gene encoding methionine--tRNA ligase: protein MANKFYITTPIYYVNASPHIGHSYTNIAADTLARYNRNILGKENVWFLTGTDEHGQKIKKAADDAGLSPIEFVDKVVLQFRDLWKKLEISNDDFIRTTQGKHIKCVQKALQIVYDKGDIYEGKYEGWYCTPCETFWPLSQITDKPHGNGLASTGQSHSLCPDCKRPLEKIVETNFFFKLSKYQDWLIKYIKDTDNNPERIHYIQPASRRNEVLGFLENNKLEDLCISRPIERLSWGIPLPFSAKHVTYVWFDALINYISAVGEFDAQNIYRSAWWDKDVRVVHLVGKDILRHHAVYWPIMLEALGIRQPDTIFAHGWWMINEDKMSKSRGNMVNPVEMVDKFGIDVYRYFLLRDVPFGLDGNFSEEAIIKRFNGDLANDLGNLIYRTLTMIEKYYSGKIPDLDIYNTGYDVSGQNIKDTIKNLHQAVYASLNWGNDFSLALEKIWEVIGITNKYVEETKPWNLVKEGKVEQLQAFICLLVEAIRKIGIEIAPFMPKTAESIFLQLGGKEIKKGAPLFPRIETKKK, encoded by the coding sequence ATGGCAAATAAATTTTATATCACTACTCCTATTTATTATGTGAATGCATCCCCGCATATCGGCCATTCATATACAAATATTGCCGCAGACACCCTTGCCCGCTATAACCGTAATATTCTAGGAAAAGAAAATGTCTGGTTTCTTACCGGGACCGATGAACACGGCCAAAAAATAAAGAAAGCTGCCGATGATGCAGGGCTTTCACCAATTGAATTTGTCGATAAAGTAGTACTGCAGTTTAGGGATCTATGGAAGAAGCTTGAGATATCCAATGACGATTTCATCCGCACGACTCAAGGCAAGCATATTAAGTGCGTACAAAAGGCGCTTCAGATTGTATATGACAAAGGGGATATTTATGAAGGTAAATATGAAGGCTGGTATTGTACTCCTTGTGAGACATTCTGGCCCCTTTCGCAAATTACTGATAAGCCGCACGGCAATGGTTTGGCCTCCACTGGCCAAAGCCATAGCCTTTGTCCGGATTGTAAACGGCCACTTGAAAAAATAGTTGAAACTAATTTTTTCTTCAAATTATCAAAATATCAAGATTGGCTGATTAAATACATTAAAGATACTGATAATAATCCAGAGCGTATTCATTATATCCAACCGGCTTCCAGAAGGAATGAAGTCTTGGGTTTTTTAGAGAATAATAAACTGGAAGATCTTTGTATTTCCCGCCCCATAGAACGGCTCAGCTGGGGTATACCTTTACCTTTTAGCGCAAAGCATGTTACTTATGTTTGGTTTGATGCCCTGATTAATTATATCAGCGCGGTTGGGGAGTTTGACGCGCAAAATATCTATCGCTCCGCTTGGTGGGATAAGGATGTAAGGGTTGTACATTTGGTAGGTAAAGATATTTTAAGGCATCATGCTGTTTACTGGCCGATTATGTTGGAGGCTCTGGGTATAAGGCAGCCGGACACAATATTTGCTCATGGCTGGTGGATGATTAACGAAGATAAAATGTCCAAGTCACGCGGTAATATGGTTAATCCAGTTGAAATGGTAGATAAATTTGGCATAGACGTATACCGTTATTTTCTTCTGCGTGATGTGCCATTTGGTTTAGATGGTAATTTTTCAGAAGAAGCTATAATTAAAAGATTCAACGGTGATTTAGCCAATGATTTAGGCAATCTGATATATCGCACACTAACGATGATCGAGAAATATTATTCGGGTAAAATACCGGATTTGGATATTTATAATACTGGTTATGATGTTAGTGGCCAGAATATAAAAGATACGATAAAAAATCTGCATCAAGCAGTTTATGCTTCTTTAAATTGGGGTAATGATTTTAGCCTGGCACTTGAGAAAATTTGGGAGGTTATAGGTATAACAAATAAGTATGTTGAAGAGACCAAGCCCTGGAACCTGGTAAAAGAGGGTAAGGTTGAGCAGTTGCAAGCTTTTATCTGTTTATTAGTTGAGGCGATTAGAAAAATTGGCATAGAGATTGCTCCTTTTATGCCAAAGACCGCAGAATCTATTTTTTTGCAATTAGGCGGCAAAGAGATTAAAAAAGGAGCGCCTTTATTCCCTCGTATTGAAACCAAAAAGAAATAA
- a CDS encoding TatD family hydrolase, whose product MLIDTHCHLDFPAFNVDRDAVIQRATDAGIAYFINIGATLESSIASCELAKKYTQIYASVGVHPHDADGFDVRAENKLRELAQSNKVVAIGETGLDYYRNLSNPDNQKEAFIKQIELAKELKLPLVIHCRQAEADVIQIIKSALPLAAVVHCFSGDEKFLQECLECGFFISFTCNITYKKAQNLREMVHLAPLDRLMLETDAPYLSPEGFRGLRNEPLQIKLLAEEVSRIKGVSFGEIANKTSQNAKKFFNLKE is encoded by the coding sequence ATGCTTATCGATACTCATTGCCATCTTGATTTTCCTGCATTCAACGTGGACCGCGACGCGGTTATCCAGCGGGCAACCGATGCGGGAATAGCCTATTTTATAAATATCGGCGCTACTCTTGAATCTTCAATTGCTTCCTGTGAATTAGCCAAAAAATATACGCAAATTTATGCCAGCGTGGGTGTGCATCCGCATGATGCAGATGGTTTTGATGTTCGAGCAGAAAATAAATTAAGGGAGCTTGCGCAAAGTAACAAGGTCGTTGCTATCGGTGAAACAGGCCTTGATTATTATCGCAATTTGTCTAACCCGGATAATCAGAAAGAAGCGTTTATTAAACAAATTGAATTAGCCAAAGAATTAAAATTGCCATTGGTGATTCACTGCCGCCAGGCTGAAGCTGATGTTATACAGATTATAAAAAGCGCTTTGCCTTTGGCTGCTGTGGTGCATTGTTTTTCCGGAGATGAAAAATTTTTACAAGAATGCCTGGAATGCGGATTCTTTATCTCTTTTACCTGTAATATTACTTACAAAAAGGCTCAAAACTTAAGGGAGATGGTTCACTTAGCTCCCCTTGATAGATTGATGTTGGAAACCGATGCCCCATATTTGTCCCCGGAAGGATTCCGAGGGTTACGTAATGAGCCGCTTCAGATAAAATTATTGGCAGAGGAGGTTAGCCGGATAAAAGGGGTTAGTTTTGGGGAGATTGCAAACAAAACAAGCCAAAACGCAAAGAAATTCTTTAATTTAAAGGAATAA
- a CDS encoding DUF362 domain-containing protein gives MNAKVSIVRCGSYEPKAVQQAISDMLGFLGGITAFIKPGSLVLVKPNLLMAKEPESGITTHPEVVRAVIRILKEINCKIIIGDGPSVWGKYVENVDGVYDITGIKKVCQDEGVGLVIFDKRRMRDKFPLTTWLDDCDYLVNLPKFKTHEFTLLTGSIKNLFGLVSGTYKTELHKNYFEPAEFAKILVDIYEQAKPALTIIDGILAMEGDGPATSGKTRQLGLLLGGSDCVALDTIMAKIMGITNQEILSTKEAARRGLGENQVRRIKIEGEDINKLNIRPFIMPTNSIMISRLPAPIKKMLKPLIRYYPYCLNAKCIRCGHCVEVCPRRCIKLKKNGVRFDYKNCIACFCCQETCPQAAIKVKKSILAKLIGL, from the coding sequence ATGAATGCTAAAGTTTCTATAGTTAGATGTGGTAGTTATGAACCAAAAGCCGTCCAACAGGCAATAAGTGATATGCTTGGTTTTTTAGGCGGAATCACAGCTTTTATTAAACCGGGTTCCTTAGTACTGGTAAAACCAAATCTTCTGATGGCTAAGGAGCCGGAGAGCGGCATTACTACGCATCCGGAAGTCGTCAGGGCGGTTATCCGTATATTAAAAGAAATAAATTGCAAGATTATCATTGGTGACGGGCCAAGCGTCTGGGGTAAATATGTGGAAAATGTAGATGGTGTTTATGATATTACCGGGATAAAGAAGGTTTGTCAGGATGAAGGGGTTGGCCTGGTAATTTTCGATAAGCGCAGGATGCGTGATAAATTTCCGTTGACCACCTGGCTAGATGATTGCGATTATTTAGTGAACTTGCCTAAATTTAAAACTCATGAATTTACTTTACTTACCGGCTCAATCAAAAATCTTTTTGGTTTGGTTTCCGGAACCTACAAAACCGAACTGCATAAAAATTATTTTGAGCCTGCGGAATTTGCCAAGATTCTTGTAGATATATATGAACAAGCTAAACCTGCTCTAACGATTATCGATGGGATCTTAGCCATGGAGGGAGATGGCCCGGCAACTAGCGGCAAAACTCGCCAGCTTGGCCTTTTATTGGGCGGTTCTGATTGTGTGGCGCTGGATACGATTATGGCTAAAATAATGGGGATTACTAATCAGGAGATTTTATCGACAAAAGAAGCAGCAAGGCGCGGCCTGGGAGAAAATCAGGTACGTAGAATTAAAATAGAAGGAGAGGATATTAATAAATTGAATATTCGGCCGTTTATCATGCCGACAAATTCTATAATGATAAGCAGGCTGCCGGCGCCGATTAAAAAAATGCTTAAGCCTTTGATTCGGTATTATCCATATTGCCTTAATGCAAAATGTATCCGTTGTGGGCATTGCGTTGAGGTTTGCCCGCGCCGATGCATTAAGCTAAAAAAGAACGGTGTTCGTTTTGATTATAAAAATTGTATTGCCTGTTTTTGTTGCCAGGAGACTTGTCCACAAGCGGCAATTAAAGTGAAAAAGAGTATCTTGGCTAAGCTCATAGGGTTATAA
- the mtnA gene encoding S-methyl-5-thioribose-1-phosphate isomerase yields the protein MNIITIDWKNNKIRLIDQTKLPLELVYIDIDNLKSLWSAIKELKVRGAPALGAAAGLGMYLGIKDYPGSDWGSFNRKLKTVAKYIASSRPTARNLFWGIERICEVVLKNKNKPILEIKQIIFSEAKKIMREDMISCRKMGDYGAKLLKNHDTVLTICNAGILATIDYGTALGVIYSAAKLGKKIKVFSCETRPLLQGSRLSAWELHKQGVDVTMIADNTAAHLMHKGEVDAVIAGADRIASNGDSANKIGTFNLAILAKYHKIPFYIVAPKSTFDLKIKNGHGIEIEMRTREEVVKILLKKDTAPFGVKVLNPAFDVTPSSLISGIITDYGVIRRPYVLNIKKILKGKTIAK from the coding sequence ATGAATATCATAACTATAGACTGGAAGAATAATAAAATCAGGTTAATTGATCAAACTAAATTGCCTCTTGAGTTAGTATATATTGATATTGATAACTTAAAAAGTTTATGGAGCGCAATTAAAGAGCTAAAGGTGCGCGGAGCTCCGGCATTGGGAGCGGCTGCCGGTTTAGGGATGTATCTGGGAATAAAAGATTATCCGGGCTCTGATTGGGGAAGTTTTAACCGTAAATTAAAAACAGTAGCTAAATATATTGCAAGTAGCCGTCCAACAGCCAGGAATTTATTCTGGGGTATTGAGAGGATATGCGAAGTTGTTTTAAAGAATAAAAATAAACCTATTCTTGAGATTAAACAAATAATTTTTTCTGAAGCCAAAAAAATTATGCGTGAGGATATGATCTCTTGCCGTAAAATGGGCGACTATGGCGCCAAACTGTTAAAGAACCATGATACAGTTTTAACAATCTGTAATGCTGGGATTCTTGCCACAATCGATTACGGTACTGCTTTGGGGGTTATTTATTCTGCCGCAAAGCTGGGTAAAAAAATAAAAGTTTTCTCTTGTGAAACTCGCCCTCTTTTACAGGGGTCACGTTTATCTGCCTGGGAATTGCATAAACAAGGCGTGGATGTTACAATGATTGCCGATAATACCGCAGCGCATCTTATGCATAAAGGAGAAGTAGACGCGGTAATTGCCGGAGCAGACCGGATTGCCTCAAACGGCGATTCCGCCAATAAAATCGGAACTTTTAACTTAGCAATTTTGGCTAAATACCATAAAATTCCTTTCTATATCGTAGCTCCCAAGAGTACCTTTGACCTGAAAATTAAAAACGGGCATGGTATTGAAATTGAGATGCGCACAAGAGAAGAAGTAGTCAAGATTCTCCTAAAAAAAGATACTGCTCCTTTTGGTGTGAAAGTGTTAAATCCCGCTTTTGATGTTACACCATCTTCGTTAATTAGTGGCATTATTACTGATTATGGAGTTATTCGGAGGCCGTATGTTTTAAATATTAAGAAAATTTTAAAAGGCAAGACTATCGCGAAATGA
- a CDS encoding thiamine-phosphate kinase, which translates to MQLNKIGEFGLIERFQRMIKTNSSVIQGSGDDCAVLKLDKFNYQLFTTDMIIEGIDFKKNENLKLVGRKSLAISISDIAACGGIPMHAVVALGLPQNMQVKQVDLLSRGIFDLAKKFNINIVGGDISVSDKLIINVSMLGSVEKDKLCLRLGAKIGDIIMVTGEFGGSIKGKHLKFIPRLKEARFLVNNFKINSMIDVSDGLIQDLGHILEQSLVGAVLYESLIPQSKEAKGLEDALYSGEEFELVFTASRDQAKKIIQNSKYYFKVIGEIMPVSFGLKMINLKDKYSKIRLQGFKHF; encoded by the coding sequence ATGCAATTAAATAAAATTGGTGAATTTGGTTTAATTGAAAGGTTTCAGAGGATGATTAAAACTAATTCTTCTGTAATCCAGGGTAGCGGTGATGATTGCGCGGTTTTAAAGCTGGATAAGTTTAATTACCAGTTGTTTACTACCGATATGATAATTGAGGGGATAGATTTTAAAAAAAATGAAAATCTCAAGCTTGTAGGCAGAAAGTCCCTGGCTATCTCAATCAGCGATATTGCCGCCTGCGGTGGTATTCCTATGCATGCGGTAGTTGCCCTTGGCCTGCCGCAAAATATGCAGGTTAAACAGGTTGACCTATTGTCTAGGGGTATATTTGATTTGGCGAAAAAATTTAATATTAATATTGTCGGAGGGGATATCAGCGTCTCGGATAAATTGATTATTAATGTGAGTATGTTGGGCAGTGTTGAAAAAGATAAACTTTGCTTGCGCCTTGGCGCAAAAATAGGCGATATTATTATGGTTACCGGTGAGTTTGGCGGTTCGATAAAAGGGAAGCATCTAAAATTCATTCCTCGCCTGAAGGAGGCGCGTTTTTTAGTGAATAATTTTAAAATTAATTCAATGATTGATGTTTCTGACGGGTTAATCCAGGATTTAGGGCATATTTTAGAACAGAGTTTGGTGGGAGCGGTTTTATATGAGAGCCTTATTCCGCAAAGCAAGGAGGCCAAAGGGCTAGAGGATGCGCTTTATTCAGGTGAGGAGTTTGAATTGGTTTTTACGGCGTCAAGAGATCAGGCAAAAAAAATTATTCAAAATTCTAAATATTATTTTAAAGTTATCGGTGAAATTATGCCGGTATCATTTGGTTTAAAAATGATTAATCTTAAGGATAAATACTCTAAGATCAGGCTGCAGGGGTTTAAACATTTTTAA
- the tsaE gene encoding tRNA (adenosine(37)-N6)-threonylcarbamoyltransferase complex ATPase subunit type 1 TsaE, with amino-acid sequence MEKISTSVNQTLKIGSKLAGYLRGGEIILLSGCLGAGKTVLAKGIAQGLGINKDFVISPTFVLLRVHKGKHLLQHFDLYRLKSIEDIFALGYEEYFYSQAVTLIEWPQRLKFLLPKEFLKIILSVKTKNKRLIKFIAKGRKHKELLEKIHESRTF; translated from the coding sequence ATGGAAAAAATATCTACTTCGGTTAATCAAACATTAAAAATAGGCAGTAAACTGGCAGGCTATCTTCGCGGAGGTGAAATTATTCTTTTATCCGGTTGCCTCGGTGCAGGCAAGACGGTTCTGGCTAAAGGGATTGCTCAGGGATTAGGGATTAACAAAGATTTTGTAATTAGCCCGACTTTTGTCCTCTTGCGCGTACATAAAGGTAAGCATCTGCTGCAGCATTTTGATCTTTACCGTTTGAAATCTATCGAGGATATTTTTGCTTTAGGATATGAAGAATATTTTTACTCGCAGGCCGTAACGCTTATTGAATGGCCCCAACGGTTGAAATTTCTCTTGCCAAAGGAATTTTTAAAGATTATTCTATCTGTGAAAACTAAAAATAAAAGGCTAATTAAATTCATCGCAAAAGGAAGAAAGCATAAAGAATTATTGGAGAAAATTCATGAATCCCGCACCTTCTAG